The region CATTATCATTTGTTTCATGCTTATTGGCTTATAAATTGATGATAAGAATCTCATTGAATTTTTGATTATTAATGAACAGGTCGATTATAGTTTTAATTTTCTTTTTATGTGGTTTTTTCTCTTTAAAAGCACAGGAAAAAAAAGATTCGCTTTATTATAAAATAGAAGAATTTTCGGATCAGAGAAAAGTTACCAAATTCTTCCATCGTCTCATATTCCGAAGGGAGGCAGATTCTACTTCCGTGAAGTCACGGACAGAAAAGCTGTCTCAGGAAACCTATAACAAAAAATATATCAGAAATATACTAATAGAAACCATAGATCCCTTTGGATATGGCTCAAAAGACAATAAAGAAAAATTGAAATGGTATGATTGGTTGACACATCATCTTCACTCCACAACAAGAAATTCTACAGTTAATAATTATTTACTTTTTAAAGAAGGCGAAGAATACAATGCTCAGAAGCTATACGAATCTGAACGTTTGCTGAGAAGGATGCCTTTCATCAACAGAGTTAATATCAGTGTTTCTGATAGTGATTCCGGTAAAGACTCTATTGATGTAGTTGTTAAAGTTCTTGATTCCTGGAGCCTGAAGCCAAGAATGAGCTATTCCGGTAGTAAAATTGGGTTGGGTGTGACAGAGGAAAATGTGTTGGGATTGGGGCATACATTTGACTTCCTTTATAGAAATGATTCCAAAGAAAGACAGAATTATGTTTTAGGAAGTTATACCGCATACAATCTTTTCGGTTCTTATATCAATGCCCAGATTCTGGGCGAACGTGATTTTTCGAGAAATGAAAGAATCAATTTCAATATCAGAAGAGATTTCTTTTCACCTCTTACAAAATGGGCGGGAGGTTTTAGCTTCGACTATTTTATGAGGAATGTTTTACTTCCCATAGAAACGGATACTACTTATCCGGAGGTTCAGATTAAAGCTTACAGCCAGGATATTTGGGGAGGCTATCAAATTCCTGTTTCATCAGATACAAGCGAAAAAGTATTGAGTAATATTGCGGTGATAGGAAGGTTTCAGAATTACCAATACAAAGACAGTCCCGAAATTGATAAATACAAATACTTTAATTCTTACAACAGTTTTCTGATGTCTGTAGGATTTATCCGTAGAAATTTCTCGGTGCAGAGGAATATTTTCCAATATGACCTGCCGGAGGATATTGCCTATGGTAATTCAGTGAATTTTACTGCCGGCGCCTTATCGCGAAGTAATGATGTTAAACCTTATGTGGGTATTTCTGCATCTTATGGAAGTTTTACAAACCTTGGGTATTTCACTCTGAAAGCACAGTTTGGAAGATTTTTTAATGAGAATAGCCGAAACCGTGAGTCTTTCCGCTTGGATGGTACTTATTTTACTAACCTTATAGACTGGAAATTTGCCAAAGTAAGGCATTTCTTTTCTCCAACTTTAGCATTGGGAAATCCACAGCATAATTATTCTTACATTGACAGGATTAATCTTTCATCTCCGGATGAATTTCCTGTGTACAACTCAGACTATATCGGAACTAAAAAACTAGTTTTAAGATATCAGCTTCAGCTATTTATTGATAAGACATGGAAGAATTTCCATTTCAGCCCTTATCTGACGGTGGCAGCTGGATGGCTGGGTATGCCTGATGATAAATTGCTGAGTACAAAAACAAATACTAAGATAGGAATCGGAGTTTTGATTAATAATCCTTTTCTGGTTTTCAACAGGATTCAGATTTCGTTTACCTATTATCCCCGTGTTCCTTTTGATAATAATTCGGTATTTGATTTTAACAGTAACCGGAATAATCTTTTACCAATGAACAGTTTTGCCACAGAAATTCCGCATTTTGTGAATTTTGGAAACTGATAATGAAATAGAGTAGCATGTAAAGAATGTTGATAGAAAATATTGGCTTTTTTATTTTATTGTTGGAAGTTACTTCCCGATACAGAATGTGAAAATCCCTTTATTTATAGTGTTTTCAATGCATTGAGGTGTATAAAGGTGATGCATAAATGATAATAAGTTCATTTAAATTCCTATCTGTTTTTTGAATAACAAAAACTCTATTTTACAATCGGAAAGCACCTTACAAATTATCTAAAAATACCAATTCATATAATTGAAATTAAGAATAGAGAAGCGAACCCCTCTCCGCTTTTTCTATTATTTTAAATACTTTATTATAAGTGCTTTGTGTTCGTTTTACTCAATAATTTTGTCGCAAATATTGCCAATATTTGCGACAAAATATTCAAAACTTAATCAGTCACGAACTGTAAATCATAAGATTGTTGAATTAGATCCATTACATTATCAATTTCATTTTGATTGGAAAGCATAACTTCTACATCTCCATTGCCCCATCTTCCTAATCCTGTAACATCTTTACAAAGTCCATTTGGATCATTCACTTCGTCAAATTTCATATTTAACATTAATCTCAATCTAGATTTTTGAGGCTCAATATCCACAAAATTGGTTGCAGATTTAAAAGCGACATATAGTTTTTTGAATTCTTCTTTAACTGAAGAATCCATATTCAATATTCTTTTACTTATTGCATTGTATAATTCCAACATCTC is a window of Elizabethkingia anophelis R26 DNA encoding:
- a CDS encoding POTRA domain-containing protein; protein product: MNRSIIVLIFFLCGFFSLKAQEKKDSLYYKIEEFSDQRKVTKFFHRLIFRREADSTSVKSRTEKLSQETYNKKYIRNILIETIDPFGYGSKDNKEKLKWYDWLTHHLHSTTRNSTVNNYLLFKEGEEYNAQKLYESERLLRRMPFINRVNISVSDSDSGKDSIDVVVKVLDSWSLKPRMSYSGSKIGLGVTEENVLGLGHTFDFLYRNDSKERQNYVLGSYTAYNLFGSYINAQILGERDFSRNERINFNIRRDFFSPLTKWAGGFSFDYFMRNVLLPIETDTTYPEVQIKAYSQDIWGGYQIPVSSDTSEKVLSNIAVIGRFQNYQYKDSPEIDKYKYFNSYNSFLMSVGFIRRNFSVQRNIFQYDLPEDIAYGNSVNFTAGALSRSNDVKPYVGISASYGSFTNLGYFTLKAQFGRFFNENSRNRESFRLDGTYFTNLIDWKFAKVRHFFSPTLALGNPQHNYSYIDRINLSSPDEFPVYNSDYIGTKKLVLRYQLQLFIDKTWKNFHFSPYLTVAAGWLGMPDDKLLSTKTNTKIGIGVLINNPFLVFNRIQISFTYYPRVPFDNNSVFDFNSNRNNLLPMNSFATEIPHFVNFGN